The proteins below come from a single Rhodopirellula bahusiensis genomic window:
- a CDS encoding glycoside hydrolase family 32 protein, whose protein sequence is MNTPHRLLVAITTVLGCVLPASFVQSQYDPHPAGIDYQEDYRNQFHFSPKSEWMNDINALIYADGQYHMLYQWGKAIRHGGYATSPDLLHWEDEGVALIPQESFLPAEAERNVSGAQVYSGSGVVISGETAKKITGSTKEAMVMIYTGTKAGTCIAWSNDGGTTWHDYSGNPVANRTKGADPRDPCVFFHEPTNKWILALYENGTTLYGSDDLVEWKQLSNIDFGFECPDMFELPLDGNTDNKKWVLHDANGSYLVGQFDGVRFTPEQETLVMDVGPDFYAGQTFFRPNLPSGDVIQIAWNDHWNGGIGESPWERNATFPVKIGLVTHEGKMKVTRTPIQAIKTIYQDTTTWTNKTITSQDENGGLLKDVRAEAFDLTATFDLSDTNADQLVFQIANKEIVYDIEKQLLLGKPLKPDDDNKLTIRMLVDWSSLEVFSAGGVFSYSEQFAFTPDDESVRLFTRGGKVALEKLQLNRVKSTW, encoded by the coding sequence ATGAACACCCCACATCGCCTTTTGGTTGCCATCACGACGGTTCTTGGTTGTGTGCTTCCGGCTTCCTTCGTCCAGTCTCAATACGATCCTCACCCCGCCGGAATCGACTACCAAGAAGACTACCGCAATCAGTTTCACTTCAGCCCCAAATCGGAGTGGATGAACGACATCAACGCGTTGATTTACGCCGATGGCCAGTACCACATGCTGTATCAGTGGGGCAAAGCGATTCGCCACGGTGGCTATGCGACCAGCCCCGATCTGCTGCACTGGGAAGACGAAGGCGTTGCACTCATCCCGCAAGAATCATTCTTGCCCGCGGAAGCCGAACGCAATGTCAGCGGAGCACAGGTCTACTCCGGAAGTGGCGTGGTGATCTCCGGAGAGACCGCCAAAAAGATCACCGGGTCAACCAAAGAAGCCATGGTGATGATCTACACCGGAACCAAGGCGGGAACCTGCATAGCATGGAGCAACGATGGCGGAACCACCTGGCATGACTACTCCGGCAATCCGGTTGCCAATCGAACCAAAGGAGCCGATCCCCGCGACCCGTGTGTGTTCTTCCACGAACCGACCAACAAGTGGATCCTCGCTTTGTACGAGAACGGAACGACGCTCTATGGGTCGGATGATTTGGTCGAGTGGAAACAGCTCAGCAACATCGACTTTGGGTTCGAGTGCCCGGACATGTTTGAATTGCCACTTGATGGAAACACTGACAACAAGAAGTGGGTCCTCCACGACGCGAACGGTTCCTACTTGGTTGGCCAATTTGACGGAGTTCGCTTCACACCGGAACAAGAAACCCTGGTCATGGATGTTGGACCGGACTTCTACGCCGGCCAAACCTTCTTTCGGCCCAACCTTCCCTCGGGCGATGTCATTCAAATCGCTTGGAACGATCACTGGAACGGCGGCATTGGCGAAAGCCCGTGGGAACGTAACGCAACCTTCCCAGTGAAAATTGGCTTGGTCACTCACGAAGGAAAGATGAAAGTCACCCGCACACCGATACAAGCGATCAAGACGATTTACCAAGACACTACGACTTGGACCAACAAAACGATCACATCGCAGGATGAAAATGGTGGGCTGCTGAAGGACGTTCGCGCGGAGGCGTTTGACTTGACCGCCACGTTTGATCTGAGCGACACCAACGCCGATCAACTTGTCTTCCAAATCGCCAACAAAGAAATCGTCTACGACATTGAGAAGCAACTGTTGCTAGGAAAGCCACTCAAACCGGACGACGACAACAAGCTCACCATCCGCATGCTGGTCGACTGGAGCTCGTTGGAAGTCTTCTCGGCCGGGGGCGTGTTCTCCTACAGCGAGCAGTTTGCCTTCACCCCCGACGATGAGTCCGTTCGTCTTTTCACTCGAGGTGGAAAGGTTGCCTTGGAAAAGCTGCAACTCAACCGAGTCAAAAGCACTTGGTGA
- a CDS encoding histidine kinase, which translates to MKSTVLFLSGDLIFASRVRAACESADKTFSLAGRLPEEPNEDVGWVIVDLSTRNGVVAELMPTVSRVCPEARVVAYGPHVQVARLKGAREAGVPTVLTRGQFDAGLSSLFAD; encoded by the coding sequence ATGAAATCAACCGTTTTATTCCTCTCTGGCGATTTGATTTTTGCCTCGCGAGTTCGTGCCGCCTGCGAATCGGCTGACAAAACGTTTTCGTTGGCCGGGCGATTGCCGGAAGAACCCAACGAAGACGTCGGATGGGTCATTGTTGACCTGTCGACTCGCAACGGAGTCGTCGCGGAGCTCATGCCAACAGTTTCACGGGTGTGTCCCGAGGCTCGCGTGGTCGCATATGGACCGCACGTGCAAGTCGCCCGATTGAAGGGAGCCCGCGAGGCCGGCGTGCCAACGGTGCTGACACGAGGCCAGTTCGACGCCGGGTTGTCGTCCTTGTTCGCCGACTGA
- a CDS encoding FliM/FliN family flagellar motor switch protein: MSENATEDKPTEPSPPTSSMYKEKVLKIRTTVNVTLAEKKEPLRKILALVPGSMLTFDVHCDRPLTLRAGGHPIATGETVKIGDKFGLRVREIGVPKED, encoded by the coding sequence ATGAGCGAGAACGCAACCGAAGACAAGCCGACCGAACCCAGTCCTCCGACATCATCGATGTACAAGGAGAAGGTTCTGAAGATCCGCACCACCGTCAACGTCACGTTGGCGGAGAAAAAGGAGCCGCTTCGCAAGATCCTGGCCTTGGTGCCCGGTTCGATGCTGACCTTTGACGTGCACTGCGATCGGCCGCTGACGCTGCGTGCGGGTGGACACCCAATCGCCACCGGCGAAACCGTCAAGATTGGTGACAAGTTCGGTTTGCGAGTTCGTGAAATCGGTGTTCCCAAAGAAGACTGA